The Gossypium hirsutum isolate 1008001.06 chromosome D06, Gossypium_hirsutum_v2.1, whole genome shotgun sequence genome contains the following window.
AACCGGTTGAAtcacaatttataaatttttaattttttataatttttataataatttatttaatttatgtcaaAGCACATTTGATCACTTATCCAATTTCttgaaatataatttatttatttaaaaaaattataaaatattagtatTCAAATTTAAGtatctataatttaaaattttaataaatgaaaaaaatataactataaaaaaatgtatatataaacaCGAAATATTAAATGagggataaaaattaaattaataaaataataccaATGAACTTAAATAGACTTaactcttaatcattttaaatatggAAGAGTTAGTGtaaaatttgaagaagaaaaaaacttttgagttaaatttatataTAGACTTAACTATGTGTGGTTGGATTCAAATAAGAAGTGTTATGGATCAAGTCgactaaatatgatattaatatactttatatttgtttaagcttaacctaactcaaaatataagtataaaattttattcaaattcgttcatatttacaaaaaaacTAATCTAAACTCATTTTAAGCCcgtccatattaatttttaaatttttttaaaatatttatattatattatttaataattatttatatttttatttattgaaagtttttatatagttatcttaacattattttaatgtttatattagagtagtattatatatttagtataagtttaatttttttaatgtgttctaaattacataatacaaagcattataaacttaaaaacgagCCAGATCAGGATCAGTCTTTTAATGTTCAAGTTTGAGCCGACTCGTATTTTAAACAggtataatttttttctcaaacccATTTTTCGAACCTAATAATTTTTACCAAAATCCTTCGAAATTTCGAGTGGACCTTCGAGTCTAGACAGATAACTCAACCCATCAACAGGTCTAATCCAAATCTCACATAGTCTCGCACAGAAACGACTCAAGCTGGGTGAAATGGAATTACATGCATCAAATtgacacaaaaataaaatataaagcatCAAACTGAGAATTTATCTATTGTACAGGGGCTAAATTAACTATTAAGCCAAAAATAATTGAAACGTTTAAGAAAGCTATAAAATCCAAAACAACCAAATCATGTCTTCGGCTCTTCGCTCTGTTCCTTTTCCCTCTGTTTACGTTTTGAAGTTTTCAGATTATGGTTTTTAGTTTTTACCTATTTTTCCATTTCTTAAAGGCGAAGAAATCAAATAACAAACGGACGGTACCCTAATTGGATCGCATTCAAATTCCGCTATTAATTGCAATCAAATCGAAAATTCAACAAcattttttcatcattttcaatcaAAACGATCAAAGCGAATAGATCAAATATTGAACTCTTCGAAttcaatcaaaatttgaatttaagaattttttttgttttttttctttcttcaattttcgGAATGGATTCCAGCAGGCGAGCGGTGGAATCGTATTGGAGATCGCGGATGATCGATGCGGCAACCTCTAATGAAGACAAAGTAACACCCGTTTATAAGTTAGATGAGATCGCCGAACTCTTGAGATCTTCGCATGTTAGTATCGTGAAAGAGGTCGCCGAGTTTATCTCGAAACGACTCGATCACAAAAGTCCGATCGTTAAACAAAAGGTGATTTCATTCAATTCGCTTCGAATTTGTTTCATTTTGCTTCAATGTAGTGCATTATGAGAAAATTTTCGTCTAGTAGTTAAGTAATGGTCGTCTAATCTAACCAAAGTTCAATGTGGTTCTAAAATGAAAAGGCAACTGGTTAAAAAGCAAGGAAAGGAGCAGGGGCGAAcggagaaatttttttttggcgggaattaaattatatatttttacaattttaataaactatatatttttgaaggattaaatcaaatatttatcatgtttgagcaaagtacaattttatcattattaatctaaaattttataaactataaagGCTTTTATGAGAAATTTTCCACTGGAGAGGAGTCTAATTATTCAAAAGCGAAGAAGTTTTGTCATGTGAATGTTGTGAGTTACTGCATGGTTACGTGCGGGCGAATTGTATCCTAAGAttagaaattatcaaaacatGTTGATACTTGGTTGCTAGTGATATTTTGCAGGCTTTGAGGTTGATAAAATATGTTGTGGGAAGGTGTGGTGTGGAGTTTAGGAGAGAGATGCAGAGGAACTCAATCGCCGTGCGTCAGTTACTTCATTACAAGGGGGAGCCTGATCCTTTGAAGGGGGATGCACTCAATAAGGCTGTAAGGGACAATGCTCAAGAGACTATTTCTGCTATATTTGCAGAGGACACTAATAGCAGCAAGCCTTCGCCTGCTGATGATCTGAATAAACGAATACAAGGATTTGGAAATACAAACTTTGAAACGCCTGTAGATGATAAGAAATCAATTCTCAGTGAGTTTGTTGGTATTGGATGTGCATCTATCAAGCAGGGAATTAGTAGTTTCACTCAGGTTCATTCGTTTAGAAAGAATGACAACGGGAAGAACAAGGGTCCTACGCTTCGAAGGTCATTGACTACAGAAATTGACAATTCTGATAGGTATGAACCAGTTGTATTGCCCAATGACACTCAAGGAGTTTCCATGAATACTGCCAGTGGACCTTGGGGGCTGGACTTGGGAGAACTCAAGACAGAAACAAAAAATGGGGAATCCAGCTCAAATCATTCAGGGACTAAAACTCGTGAAGAGAGATTATTGGAAACCATAGTGACATCTGGTGGTGTTCGTCTACAGCCTAATCGGGATGCCATTCAATCTTTTCTAGTGGAGGCTGCAAAGCTTGATGCATTAGCTTTAAGTCATGCGCTTGAATCTAAGCTTCTATCGGCAATATGGCAGGTAACTCTTTGCTCCTATGTACTGAATCATGAGATGACATGGCCACTGGCAGTGATAGTGGGGGAGGGAGGTGCTTAGCTGAAACGTTGGCTATCTACCCTAACGCATAACACCTATTCATGCAGGCACCCTGTTCTGATTAGATGATCATGTGTCATATTTCTGATAATTTTATATCGATTTTTCCTCCTCCACCCCCCGCCCCCAAAATAGTGAagtatttatcttttaattttaactAGAATTATTGATGATCAGGTTCGCATGAAAGCTGTGTGCCTGCTTGAGTCCATTCTGAGGAAAAAAGATGAGCATTTCCTAATTGTGGCTTCTTATTTTACCGAGAACAAAGATGCTGTTTTGAGATGTTCTGAGTCTCCCCAAACTTCTCTCAGAGAAAAGGCTAACAAGGTAAATGTACAACCCGTTGCTTTACGTTTAAACCGAAAGATAATATATCTTCTTTCTTATGATTTAAGATCCAGCATAGAGCACTATTTTTGGTGGCATGCTTTTTGAGGGGTTTTCCCCCTGTTGTTTACTAAACAGCTATATTAAGCTCTAATTCAGTAATCTGATGTCATTGGAATATAGGAAAATTCATCCAGCTCATTCTTGAGAACTTCCTTTCAGGGACAGGAAATTTTCTTTTGGTTTCATGATAAAGTGTAGGAAGACTAATTGAACTTTCCCTCTTGTTGAGTTCATTAAAGTCTTGCATTGAATTGGTGGCATATTTATGCATATCCAAGTTGATTAGTGTACTAGTTTcttcttataaaataatatatatttatctagGAAATTTTTGCTATCGTCCAGAAATGGAAATAGACCCTTCAGGTTGATTTGTTTGTGGttttgctttttttattattgtgGAAAACTTTCTCGTTACTTTTTGTTCTAACTTACAAATTCAGACATTCTAATGGTTGATTCTTGACAGTTGTCAGATTTCGTTTCAGTTCCTTTCTTTTGGTTACTCTTCTGCATAAATGAATATATTCATGATCTTTGTACGATCATTGGGTTTTATCTTTAATGCTTTGGTTCTTAATGTTAGACGACTTTGAGTAGTTATTATGTGCACTAAATGCTAATTTAGAGCTGGTAGGGATACTTGTTTTCTGAGTTAAGGAAGTACATGTTACAGTCGAGTGGTTGAGTTTGACATATATATGGTATTGGTAAACAGGTATTGATCCTTTTGAATGGGGAACAGATAGGAGGTTTGGCAAGTCATTCAGAAAAGTCTTTGAACGCGGAGACAACACCTGTTCAAATGCCTGACCTGATAGACACTGGTGACCAGGATGATTGTAATGAACTAGATAATTCCACAAAAAACCAACATGATCAAAAGACTCCGAATCTGACTGTAAACCCACTTATGGCTGAGTTATTAGTAGATGACCTGGGTGCTGGTCTCAGCACCAGGGAACAGAAAAATGATGATGATCCCTTTGCAGATGTCTCATTTCACACTGGTGAGGGTAGAGAAAATGTGGGTGATCTCGTCTCTGGGATAACTATAAATGACAAGTCAGTTGTCGATGGTAATTCTATGGCTGCAAATAGAAAATCTGAAGTAATTGATATCTTTGGAACCAATTCTGAAGCTCTGCCAGAGACTCAAAAAAATTCTGTTAGTGGTATAATGACTGGCTTGTCAATGAATGAGAATTCATCTAATTTGAAACAGAAAGGAATCTCTTATGAGACACGCCCTGAAAATATATTTTCCAATTTCAGCAATCAAGCTTCTAGTGATGCTTTGAGTTGTTTCCATGGTTCCCAAGCCGCTGGGATGAATGCAAATATGATGCTTCCTTTAGGGACCATGCCATATGCCGTTCCTCCTGGAATAATAGTGAACCCAGCCTTTTCTTCTCAACCCATGAATTACGGTGCTATGGGTAGTTTCATTGCTCAGCAGCAATTACTTGCAACAATGTCTAACTTACAACACTTTGGTAATTGTAATGCAAAAAAAGCTGGCATCAATAATGTTTCCAGTGGATCTAATGGAGGACCACCTCTGCCTGACATATTCCAGTCAAATTTTACAACTCAAATGCCTAGTTCAATGATAAATAGTTCAAAGAACGAGGACACAAGAGCATTTGATTTCATTTCGGTAAGTTTAAGTTCTAGCATATGCTATTTAAGGTAGTCTTACATGAATTTCCTCCTCTCGTAATAAGTTATACGTTTGAAGCAATTGTTCCATGATGAGTCGAAATTTTATGAGATCCCACCCCAGAATGTCTTGTATTGGATATGCCTGCTCTGTAGGAATTTGCCTTATCGGCAGCTGGAAAATTGAAGAAGCAAAATTTTAGAACCTTTAGCTTCCTATCAATCCTATCTTTGTTTTGAATGACTTCGTTGTTTGTCTTGTGATTCGTAGTGATAACTTGCTATTAAACTTGTGCAATCTAACATGGAAAAATTGCAgcttagttatatatatattatggttCTCTGTTGTGTTTTCTCTGGAGCTCAGTTACTTGTACATACGTTAAAAGGTTCTAATACCACCCGGTTGAGTAACTCGTCCAGGTTCATGGGTCAAACCAGTTTGAACCTGGGGATGCGTTCCCTTTCTTTATGCTATATGCCAAATCATGCCATAACCTTCTGCAAATAAGTCATACAACACGAGTCTCTTATTGCAGCAGTTTTCTGTCTGCGAAGTTCCTTTGTCAGGCAAATCATTTTCTCCATGGTGCCATAATTTAAGTAATCTTTTTGCATCTCATATGCTGGTTATACACGCCAAAACTAGCTTGGCAACATGCCTCTGCTTcgctttctttgttttctcttatcTTATATTTGGTTTCTGTTTCGCAGGATCATCTCGCGGCAGCCCGTGATCCAAAAAGGACGGTGTAAGGTTTGTGCTTGCACCCTACATACCGTCTTATAGAATATTACAACACTTAAATAATAGTACTGTTCTTTTGGAACAATGAAGCTTTGACATTACATGCATCGTTGACCATTGCTTTGCATGTAGTAGGGGGGGGGTGTAACATCCTTATAATTAAAATGTATAGGCTATGAATCTTTTAGGCTTTGTATTCGAGATgaaagaaaattggaaaaatCTTTGTGCAGTTAATTGTTCCAAACAAAAAAAGAGTAGaatgaaaaacatgtttaaataAATGAGACCTAAGAAACGGTGTAAGGACAGAAGATGCTGAGATTCGAATTCCAAATTTGCTGAATACCATTTTTTTCATCATGGTTACATGAATCAACTAAGATGAGTTAtgtatttaattgttttttaatttaataattaagattCATAATCGTATTTGTTATTTCTAGCTCAACTTTTGGAATTTTTCTctccccccccttttttttgtaTCTTTGTTAGTGTAAAATAGGATCACTTAATAGTTCTGAATGTACTATATTTACTTTtacaattttcatatttaatatatatttgaagtatAATTAATGTTTGGTTTAAACCATTCTAGTTGAATCAAAACTGAAATTCAATTAGTTTAGTTggtttaatttcttaattgatTACTAAAATAATGGAGTAATCAATTAACTAAATTAGCATTACTttaatttcatatgaaagtaagtatgtatttttttgttttgaatgaatgttgctagtttaattgaaaaaagaaatatttaaaataattataaagagattactaagctttaatcaaatataagaaaaataccactaattgaaatttaaatatcaCACAACAACAAAACACTTtgcaaattttagaattttctacaTTCCATTCAAAATAAGGAGGCTTCAAAGAAGGAAGAATAGACGTGAAAGAAGGGAGAAGAGACGTGAACGAAGGGACATAATTGAATTATGGGGTTTGATTAGTCCCTTTTACTTTTTTCCAATTTCCTTATTGGGACAGgcaaaagcaaaacaaaacagCTATAATTGAAGTTCTATATTAAAGATCACACCGATTTGTATTGATTGATGCTGTGTGGGTGATGGGGCCTCTCTATTCTCTTGGCTAAATTATTGGGTTTATACCCCCTTTTACTTTTCCCATTTCCCTACCTTCCATTTTTTTACTTTACTATTACCGATtcgatatatttaattaattataatatagaattaaatcattataaatcgtaacGGATAAAAAATAGGCTAAATAGAAAAGAATTAAACAAAAGTTACATATGgtggaaaattaaaattcatctattatagttgtacataataaaatttgaaccTAAATACTTAAAGACTCGATACAtcattctttatatatattttttttgttttggatgGGGTGgtttatatcaattttcaatCTTAAACAACCTAACAAGCACTACAATAAGCTCTTCCTTCTGGCTCAATTCTTCACTTCAATCATATGCTTAGCTCccataaaattatagataaattgCATACCAAGTAGGCCCTtgtttaattatggaattatGAAGTAGTTGATTAATTTGAAACGCGAACTAtgtcatttaaaattaaaataaaaaattcttgtAGTAAACTATCGGTTTTAGATCAATTTTCGATAAAACTGGGAGCAAGGTCTAAATTGAacttataaaattacaaataaacataagagataaatctcaaaattatatatgaactttatttgaatgtggaattgtatacatgaactttagtttggtgcaattatacacgtgaaactctaattgtggttcaaatgtatccttgaaattttaattttgatttaatcatacacaattaaagaaataaatacaccaatttatttttatattgtgatTCAAATGTATGCAATATACACCATTttatctcttttttattttccatttttagaattaattttagtttttctatAAGAGAGAAAAACTTGGATTTTAtaagaagtttcttgggtttttATACAAAAAGCTTGTGTTTTTATAGGAAAAACCATTTCatctttttagtttcttttagtttttagaATTAGTATCTGTTTTTTAGCAAAAGAGAAAAATTTGGAGTTTTATAGGGAATTACTTAAGTTTTTACATAAAATTGAGTTACATATGAAAAGCTTAGGTTTTATCTTAGCAACTaaataactcaatttttttttataaaaactcatgttttttttaagaaaagtaaaattaattcaaaaaaaaagagagaccaaaatgaaaatttattagaGTTGGGTGATTAAAATGAGTATATGTAATGACAAATTAACTACTAAtgaccaaaatgataaaaatatataacgatagtaacaaaaattttaaaagtatgtAGCAACAATGTCTatattgcaaattttttatttttgatgtccaatatgaaaatttatgaaaattgggTGACCTactattatgtaagttatgtttgatttataatttttaataattaatttgctTGTAGTGAATCAAGAAACCCTctaatatattttattgtttataaagACAAACTTTTTGAAATTCATAATTGTCTCTCTTTAAAATGAGATATCCAAGATTTAAACATAAGTCTCTTTAATAGTACGTGTGCCTTGCCACTTCAACacttgtttgttttgtttttgctCTTTGATCCTCTACTTTTATTCCGTACATCAGTGAGGTTGTTAGAAAGTTTAGTATCAGGTCTCTCTTCACTTTTACGTTAGTAAACTAATATTTTTGTAATCGGATCGATGGTCAGATTAATTAGGTCACTGTTTATCAATTTGACTGGTTGATTCGGTttgattaaatatattattaaaaaattaaaaaaatccgaTTCAATTGATTTTTAGCTCGGTTCATTCGATCCATACTAGTTTATAGATCAATCAATTTAACTTCTTTTTCTGAATTGGTGTGCTGACCGGTCCAATGTAATCCAGTTCCAATAACCTTGTTGTAAATGTACCACCAACCTTGATGTGTAGCCAAAATGCAAACCATGAAACTGCCCACCACCAACAAAAAAAAAGGCAGCAAAATATGATAGTTGATGAAATTACAGAGAGAAAATGACATTTTGGGTGTTACCAATAATTTGATTTTCTTGGAATTTAACCATAATTAGCAACGTATAAAGTATAAGAGTTCAAATTCAAACATCACAGGACAATGAACCA
Protein-coding sequences here:
- the LOC107922913 gene encoding protein MODIFIED TRANSPORT TO THE VACUOLE 1, which encodes MDSSRRAVESYWRSRMIDAATSNEDKVTPVYKLDEIAELLRSSHVSIVKEVAEFISKRLDHKSPIVKQKALRLIKYVVGRCGVEFRREMQRNSIAVRQLLHYKGEPDPLKGDALNKAVRDNAQETISAIFAEDTNSSKPSPADDLNKRIQGFGNTNFETPVDDKKSILSEFVGIGCASIKQGISSFTQVHSFRKNDNGKNKGPTLRRSLTTEIDNSDRYEPVVLPNDTQGVSMNTASGPWGLDLGELKTETKNGESSSNHSGTKTREERLLETIVTSGGVRLQPNRDAIQSFLVEAAKLDALALSHALESKLLSAIWQVRMKAVCLLESILRKKDEHFLIVASYFTENKDAVLRCSESPQTSLREKANKVLILLNGEQIGGLASHSEKSLNAETTPVQMPDLIDTGDQDDCNELDNSTKNQHDQKTPNLTVNPLMAELLVDDLGAGLSTREQKNDDDPFADVSFHTGEGRENVGDLVSGITINDKSVVDGNSMAANRKSEVIDIFGTNSEALPETQKNSVSGIMTGLSMNENSSNLKQKGISYETRPENIFSNFSNQASSDALSCFHGSQAAGMNANMMLPLGTMPYAVPPGIIVNPAFSSQPMNYGAMGSFIAQQQLLATMSNLQHFGNCNAKKAGINNVSSGSNGGPPLPDIFQSNFTTQMPSSMINSSKNEDTRAFDFISDHLAAARDPKRTV